The sequence tgataaaacagtcGTCGTTACATTTATATGATGATGGTTTAAATTATGTAACACACATTATTATGATGAATGTAACAGTTTCAAAATTGGGGGATCCCTCCCAGGCATGACTAGTCAGTCTGTGTTTATACAGCTTTCATTGAAAACCCTTTATGAACAGAACTTAGTACCAAGTctgtagagagaaaagaaattacagtTTCTTACCATAACGTTAGccaagaaaatatacataaaaagaaattttgatcAAACCATGAATtgaataggggctcctgggtggctcagttggttaggtgtccaattttggctaggtcatgatctcacgggtcatgagtttgagccctgtgtcgggttctgtgctgacagctcagagcctggagcctgcttcaaattctgtatctccctgtctctctgtcccttctcagtttgtgctctctctttctctctctcttaaaaataaataaacattaaaaatttttaaacgaaTTGAATAATGTTATTGTACTTGACTCTTTACATATATTCCTCAAGGGCTAGACACTGGCTTGAGTGGTGTGATAGGAAGTGGGTGGATTTAATCATTACTGATTTCATAAAGTGCTTGGGTTTTGTGCTGGATTTTGAAGGATTAGAAAGATCATCCACTAAAGACATGAAGGCAGTGGGCATACCAAAAGGAATGGATGATAAAGGTGGGCATGAACAAGTTCTCAtggcaaagaagagaaagttcTGAACAGGGATTGAGAAGTCCTGGGCTCTGTCTCTAACTACCAAGCGGGAGACTCTGGAGTCTCATTTTTTCATTGACAAACCAGGCTTAAGTGAGTTATAGCGTATTGTCTGGCTCCAAAATTCCATGATTGAATTGTTAAAAAATCTCTGGTGATTGTGAAAGCAAACATTTTCTTGGCCTAAGTAAAAGTCAAAGCTGTGACATCTTAAGAAATGATAACACTCAGGAAATTATGATGAGGGTGATGAGCCAAGATAGAACCTGGAATCCACACAGGAAGGATTTAGGACCATTTAAAGTTTGGGAGCAGAGTCGCCTGTCTGGcccagtcagaggagcatgtgactcttcatctcagggttgtgagtttgagccccacactgggtatagagactacttaaataaataaaacttaaaaagtttggGAGCaggaaaatcatatgattatctatAATGTTTGAAAACCCTGGAAATACTAAGAAGCAATCATTCACCAGTCCCAAGGTAGAGTTTAGACAAATTATGGCTGGGTGACTTATGCCTTCTaagtttcattctttctatgCAGTTATGTTTCTAATCAACACCAGAACATGATTAACAGAATCTCATATTCTGGGTTAGGTGGGCCATGATTTAAATATCTCAGCATTTTGCCAGAAGAAATCAGACTCACAAAATGAAAGTATCCAACCAGcagtttattttgtaataattacaCATCTTAAGTCCTTCTTGACTTTCACTATGCTTCGCTTTCATTGCTTATCaatctgggggcagggaggagggctgcAGCCAGACAAGAACGTTTAAGAAATAAGCAgtttgtatgtgtttatatagtTCAGTGATGCTActgcaaagaaatacaaaaccaggcaccaggctctggaaAGAAAGAGACTTTTTCCAATCTCATTTGCCCCCTCGGCGCTGTGGGAAATAGCGATTGTAGGCAGCATTGTATCCATAAACCATGGCATAGCGTTCGCAAAGCTTGAAGTCATCACAGGCTTCCCGATTGATCTCATAGGTGGGCTTGGTCCTTTCTCTAATCCtagaaagtggggggaaaaaagaggtcCCAAATGAGAAcataatagaaattttttttaaaaaggaaaagggggaaaaaagaataagaaaatatatgagacACACCCCAATATTAAGAGATACTTAACAGGGAGGAAAGGTGGAacaggagtaatttttttttttttaataaaaatagaaattttctttctgtcctccttttccttctccctccctctgctttctgGGTCTTTCATAAACTAGTCTTATTGAAATTCAGTTGTTTTCTGtatactgtttttaaattctttgatttAGGGGGCacaattagaaataatatatatgatttaaaaaaaagtttctcattCCATTCCGATCGTTGGGAAAAATTACCTCTTTCCATCAAGTTTTGTTACCCACCTTTCATGGGCTTTAGCTCTCCATCTCTGTTGCGGGGATATAAAAGTATTAGCATTTCTCCTGTTAGTGAAgggatcttaaaagaaaaaaagataattatagtTTTAGGGAAACAGtagttgaaaatatttccatgaaTAGTCCCTgacacatatatatttgaaaactgattAATTCATGCATTCCATGTAACTAGAGATCTACAAAAGTCAAAGGGAAAGATAAAGCCAATTTCATAAACTGCCTGATCAAAGGAAAGCAGTGTATGTATTTTAGAGACTTATTGCATAGGCCACAgtaatttctgtttgtttatttcccCTTTGGGAAATCATTTTGCCGTTTTCAATTTTGGTGTTCCTATTTGGTGTGTTTTTAATTCCTGTGAGGAGAAATTCTCTCTGTCCTGAGGAGGGACATGCTTGTAAAGCATGACTTTTGATTACTGGAAATGGACAGTGCCAATGTTAtgaaaatagtgaaaaactgaaaatgagaGTGTTACGTTACTTCTTCCCACACTCAGTTTTTGAAAGTCCAGATATTCAGTAACATTCAATGTAATGCTGATGACTGTGGTTTCCCAACTGACTAGGCCTCCTAATTCCTTACTCTGCCATTTGTTGTTACTCCTTGTTTTCCATCTGTGTGGTTGATGTGGTGCCAACTTAAAATTTCCAAGTGAGATTTTATGGCTCCAATTCTGTCGAATGCACTTTCAAGGCCATATTATGCTATTTCAAGCTTAAAAAAATTGCTCGTCTGGCGATTTTTACGGTCATTAGATTTTTAAACGTAGTTTtccaaaagagaccctctttctcttccctataTTACCTCAATGTATTATCATTTTGTCTATTTAAGACTAGGGAGAGAGATTCTTTAATACATGAGATTTAAATAAGGAAGTCAAATATTCACTTACAAATTTCATAGGATTCCATGCTTTCATGAGattctggaataaaaaaaattcatttgattgTTATTTATCAGACATGACAATGGTCTgcatttggggaaggaaggagagaaaagagtcaAAAAGATGTGAAGAATATATTTAGCAGTGTGGTTATTACAAATTTCAGGCATTTTGGATTTGCAAGTTGTGTCTCTAGCTCTGTCCTTGGTGTAATTATCTCTACACTTCAGATTTGCTGATGTTGAAGGAGCTAGTCGTCACGGCCTTGACTGAAATTTCTCAAGGGCTATGAGGTCCTCAGGCTAGTGAAATAAGATAATTTCGATGTTGCACACAAATCTCCAGAGAGGCATCTTCTCTGATTAATTTGGGACCTGGCTAAGAGCAGGgttgagaaagggacagaagggtCCAGAAAATAGCCAACGTCCTCCAGGCAGACTGGGGAGATGGTCAGTTGGGCTTTACCAAGACAGGTTTTTAAGAGGTTCCTAAAGCCTCTTAAGGACCTGTGTTAACTTGGCAGGCACAAAACCACTGGCTCCAGAGGACAACTCACACTGGGCGTGATGCCAGTTCAGAGAAAGAACTGAGACGATGCCAGGgcaaaagttttcttctttccactgCTCTCCCATGTGCTGCAGGTAAATTTGGCAATAAGAGTTTTATATTCGTAAGCAAGTGgttttatgtaaaaaattaaaaaggagatgaaaataCCAAATCCTCTGATACAGAAACCATGTGAATAATTTCAAGAgtgagaagaaatacagatggttATTAGTATGATTTAGGTTTAAGAACATCTAAGATATCCAGATAACTGAAGCGTAAGACTGATCAAAAATAATcttgctttggattttctttcataagctttgatCAGACACAGATATAATTAACAACATAGAGAAACCAGGTGAAATTTATCTTTGGACAATAGAAATTATACCGTCTATTTTTCTCTGAGgttctttaaatgtaaaacttcGTTTTTAGATCAATTCACTGAAGAAATGTAGTAAGTTTAGGAGATTGTCTTGTCCCTGCAGAGAGAGCTATACTTAACACTTCATGTGAAAACTGATTTTCTTAAAGGTGAGTGATTTAACTAATACCTTTAACCAACAGTTCCCAACGTAGAAGTAAACATCCCTAAACATGAGAACTCAGGGGCTGGGAATTTCATATCTTCTTTCTGAAACAGTGAAGTGTCTAGGTGAATAGTGACTTACCAGAGACAGGACACGCCTGTCAAGTTGTATACGAAAGTCTGGATATTTAGTATGTAAAAAAAACACTTGATGGAATGAATCAGTGTCCATAGGGCTTGGGAAATGTTAAGTTAACGATACTTTAAGATTATatcagagaaagggggaagaagaggaggagggggaggaaaaaatggAAGTAAACTGAAATCAGAGACAGGAAAGAAACACCAGAAGCATGGCAGAAGAAAGGTTTCTCACCATAGCACAGAACTGCCACGGCCAAGGCAGCCAGAATGGAGAGAAGTAGCAGGCTCTTCATGGTGTCTCTGTGGTCCTGTGGGTTGGTCTCACTGGCTTGCGCagcagcagaggggagagaggctcCTGCAGGCTGTCCGTGAAAGGCTGTGGAGTTTTTATAAGAACTAGAGCAGCTGAAATGGGAGGAACCAGTGGGAGGGGGCCAGAGAAGGTGGAGACTGGTTGGCCCTAAACTAACACTGGGACTTTTCCCAAATATTCATTCCTTCCAGATATTATCTACTCTGGGAGGGCAGTTTTCCCTCACTCCTGGACCTGACTGTGCTGTAGCAGGATGCTGCCCTGAGACAGAAGTTGTGGCCACCCTATATTTGGGGCCAGATCTGGGCAAAGTTCCACAGAGAAGGGAGTTGCCACAAACACGTGTTTGCCTTTCTGATTCCTTCTCTGATCTACTCTCCTGGCCCTGAGTGCAGTCTGGTTTGAAGACAGAGCTGCAGTGTTCTGCTCGCTCCCCTGATGGATGGACGAGAGGTTCTGAGGGCAAAGGACTCCACTTCCTAAACTGGTTCTCATACAGACTTACTTTCCCAGTAAGGTTGAGCTGTCAATTCTGGATCACTTGGCATGTGTCCGGTGATACGCaacatttttcattcttccaaGCCCTCAGCACGGCAGAGATGCCCAGTGATGCCATGGGTTCTGTTTCCTCCCTTGGCCCCATCGTAACTTGCCCATCCAGTTTTGTGACTTGAGTCCAAACCTGTGCCCTGAGGCTCTCTTAGGCTGGATATCACTGATCTAAAGTGCAGTGAGGATAAAAGGGTACTCATCTCTTATTTTCTGAAGGCAGTGTCTTGATAATGAACTAATCCAATATGCTCTTCGTGAGTGATAGGTGAGAGGCTGGTTACTGTGCTAGGTGCTCTGGGGGATCTAGAGACAAACAAGACACGTCCCTAAGGAGGTAAGTAATACCTTCTTGTATATTCGCTTTGCTCTTTAGCTGTCATGTATCCTCAAACATAGATTCTCACAAACTCACACTTCCACTATACCTTCAGTAGCAGaaatgctgtttcttttcttttttttttataggagaCAGACTGTAATTTGGTGTCTCTGGTTATCCTGGAGGcagagcttttttttcttcttcttcttggaaaTTTAGAAAACTCTTCTATCAAGATGTGTCTCTGCTGCCTGGTACCCAAGAGTCCTCCTGGCAGACAGATAGACTTGAGTCACAGAGCAGCAGATTGTAGATGAGCTGAAGCTGCAGGAACTCTGACTCGGGCTCGAACAGCAAAAGGGTTGGGAATGAGAGCGGGTGGTATAGTTTTCAATAATAGTTTCTTTCAAGGAGCAGTGATGGACGGTTAGGTGGAGCCTCATTCTTTTAGTCTTATTGGAATGGATTTCCTTCCCAACCTCCCCCCTCTGAAGAGCTTTTAGGATTCCCTGTTAAAGGGAATAGTTCAGAACGCTTATAATCTGAAGGATTCATGAGTTGTGAAGGACCAATAAAATTCAGGCTTTCCCTCCAGATTTATTCCTATTAAGAGGCATATTCTTTGtgataaaatcttaaagaagacTTCAAAAGGAGACATCTTATGCCTGTATGCTTATCCCTGATAAAGTAAACCCATCATGATTTCTGGTCACAAGATTGGTGGTTGCTTCCCTCTTTAAATTACAAACttgcagggagcctgggtggctcagttggttaagcactcttggttttggctcaggtcatgatctcatggctcatgagtttgagccctgtatcgggctctgtgtgacagtgcagagcctgcttgggattcttctctgtccctctctctctctcccccccctcccaccccccacttgtgtgctctctctgtctctctctctctctcaaaataaatacataaacttaaaaaaaagttgaaatcacAAACTTGCTTTCAGGGTTGGCTTCAGTGCCCTTTTTACAAGAGAAATCATCCGAATTGTTATATTTGCAAAAGCTAGTTTACTACATTGCATTTACTTCATTTACTGCATTGCTTGTTTGGGGAAAACAAACTAGCCGTGGCCTATTCATGTAGCATTTTATGTGTACTCAACTCAGTTACTAACCCCCAATTTACCTGATATGAAGCAAGTTTAGTTCCAATGTTGCTTCTCTAAAATGAGTAGGACActccacctcctctccacccTATCTCCAGAATTAAAGAGAATTCTCTCTTTTCCAGCTACAAacacgtgcttttttttttttcaatatatgaagtttattgtcaaattggtttccatacaacacccagtgctcatccccaaaggtgccctcctcaatacccatcacccaccctcccctccctcccaccccccatcaaccctcagtttgttctcagtttttaagagtctcttatgctttggctctcttccactctaacctttttttttttttccttcccctcccccatgggtttctgttaagtttctcaggatccacataagggtgaaaccatatggtttctgtctttctctgtatggcttatttcacttagcataacactctccagttccatccatgttgctacaaagggccatatttcattctttctcattgccacacagtactccattgtgtatataaaccacaatttctttatccattcatcagttgatggacatttaggttcttcccataatttggctattgttgagagtgctgctataaacattggggtacaagtgcccctatgcattagtactcctgtatcccttggctaaattcctagcagtgctattgctgggtcgtagggtagatctatttttaattttttgaggaacctccacactggtttccagagtggctgcaccaatttgcattcccaccaacagtgcaagagggttcccgtttctccacatcctctccagcatctataatctcctgatttgtccattttggccactctgactggcgtgaggtgatatctgagtgtggttttgatttgtatttccctgatgaggagcgacgttgagcatcttttcatgtgcctgttggccatccggatgtcttctttagagaagtgtctattcatgttttctgcccatttcttcactgggttatttgtttttttgggtgtggagtttggtgagctctttaagattttggatactagccctttgtccgatatgtcatttgcaaatatcttttcccattctgttggttgccttttagttttgttggttgtttcttttgctgtgcagaagctttttatcttcataaggtcccagtagttcatttttgcttttaattcccttgcctttggggatgtgtcaagtaagaaattgctacggctgaggtcagagaggtcttttcctgctttctcctctagggttttgatggtttcctgtctcacattcaggtcctttatccattttgagtttatttttgtgaatggtgtgagaaagtggtctagtttcaatcttctgcatgttgctgtccagttctcccagtaccatttgttaaagagactgtcttttttccattggatattctttcctgctttgccaaatattggttggccatacgtttgtggactagttctggggtttttattctattccattggtctatgcgtctgtttttgtgccaataccatgctgtcttgatgattacagctttgtagtagaggctaaagtctgggattgcgatgcctcctgctttggtcttcttcttcaaaattcctttggctattcggggccttttgtggttccatatgaattttaggattgcttgttctagtttcgagaagaatgctggtgcaattttgattgggattgcattgaatgtgtagatagctttgggtagtattgacattttgacaatatttattcttccaatccatgagcacggaatgtttttccatttctttatatcttcttcaatttcc is a genomic window of Acinonyx jubatus isolate Ajub_Pintada_27869175 chromosome B4, VMU_Ajub_asm_v1.0, whole genome shotgun sequence containing:
- the MGP gene encoding matrix Gla protein, whose product is MKSLLLLSILAALAVAVLCYESHESMESYEIYPFTNRRNANTFISPQQRWRAKAHERIRERTKPTYEINREACDDFKLCERYAMVYGYNAAYNRYFPQRRGGK